Proteins encoded in a region of the Moritella marina ATCC 15381 genome:
- a CDS encoding lipid A-modifier LpxR family protein — protein sequence MGAANISTEQPFSPGMIGASDSAWLIFTGIEARYRFNDMTIEGERANITSPNDYQLTLEHWQSSAVFGAVWYNKHAGLSITLAAKTPDYEEAQSTLYGNVALSLFAFL from the coding sequence ATGGGCGCAGCCAATATCTCCACCGAACAGCCCTTTAGTCCAGGTATGATAGGTGCGTCCGATTCAGCTTGGTTGATATTTACTGGTATTGAGGCGCGATATCGATTTAACGACATGACGATTGAAGGGGAACGAGCTAATATCACCTCCCCTAACGATTACCAACTAACACTTGAACATTGGCAGTCGAGCGCTGTATTTGGCGCGGTTTGGTATAATAAACATGCCGGTCTGAGTATCACCTTAGCAGCTAAAACGCCAGATTATGAAGAAGCTCAGAGCACGCTATACGGTAACGTGGCACTTTCTCTCTTTGCTTTTTTATAA
- the mobA gene encoding molybdenum cofactor guanylyltransferase MobA: protein MLSAEQTSWVILAGGQASRMGGNDKGLVQLAGKAMIEHVIDTLAPQTTDIAINANRNQDHYSQYGAVFGDQLQGYPGPLGGMHAAILHLTDAEWIGFVPCDCPQLPHDLVARMAAACQADTDILVAHDGEHIQPVVTLLHRRILPKLEAFLDNGDRKIILLYRQCNMLTVDFSDQPNAFVNLNTPVELAQFGQR, encoded by the coding sequence ATGCTTTCGGCTGAACAAACAAGTTGGGTAATTTTAGCAGGCGGGCAAGCAAGCCGCATGGGTGGCAATGATAAAGGGTTAGTACAATTAGCGGGTAAAGCCATGATTGAACATGTTATCGATACCTTGGCGCCGCAAACAACTGACATTGCAATTAACGCTAATCGTAACCAAGACCATTACAGCCAATATGGCGCGGTATTTGGCGACCAATTACAAGGCTACCCTGGACCACTCGGTGGTATGCACGCGGCAATTTTACATTTAACAGATGCTGAATGGATTGGCTTTGTACCTTGTGATTGCCCACAACTACCACATGATTTAGTTGCACGAATGGCCGCAGCCTGTCAAGCAGATACCGATATCCTCGTAGCTCATGATGGTGAACATATTCAACCCGTAGTGACGCTGTTACATCGTCGTATTTTACCTAAATTAGAAGCATTTTTAGATAATGGTGATCGTAAAATCATCCTATTATATCGTCAATGTAATATGCTCACGGTGGACTTTAGCGATCAACCCAATGCCTTCGTTAATTTAAATACCCCGGTGGAACTAGCCCAATTTGGACAACGATAA
- a CDS encoding sensor histidine kinase, which produces MKMKQLILLWIKRFRTMVRYRLLVLTSVPIILTLFALFALTMYWTVTYTWKNALMNVKADLSVAHNSIELLQKEQRMQLTSLTTSYDFQHALRTEKDQLPAWVKQQAEHNELDFVVLHPASALAHFSLVSQKLLLAGKSQTFFQVLNNEQLFALNEKLPVNAQIPLLRENKLESNGLVSRNLLPIFDHDNKLQWIIDGGILLNNSTLLVDRIRELVYTDGSLPLGSIGTVTLFMDDIRVSTNVPLDSNELNSRAIGTRVSEEVKQQVLIEGLDWTGRAFVYDNWYISAYEPLRDHDGNVIGMLYTGYLEWPLVETFLTNIAEFSVGIIAVLLLSGGLVYRGARDLFRPIEKIHNVVRVVPLGLNRRIGDLGLCKDHELAAFGQQFDSMLDQLQQRNDLIKQASAELEDKVRTRTQSLHDKTQELEEYIKLLNQTRSKLIMSEKLAALGELTAGIAHEINNPTAVILGNVELLQLELGDDSQRVTEELEAIHEQIDRIRNITRSLLQYSRQGGVQDEVTWQHLNHIVKESLTLVRSGTKSANVQIESQLDAKCCVEANRHQLLQVLVNLQMNGVHAMDDQGLLKIKTEDWLDEQGNPIGAAVHISDHGCGISADNLARIFDPFFTTRRSGTGLGLSVSQSIISEVGGKITVQSEVGVGSTFSIYLLEKAVVHNDLLLPVEVY; this is translated from the coding sequence ATGAAAATGAAACAATTGATACTGTTATGGATTAAACGCTTTCGGACTATGGTGCGTTATCGCTTACTGGTGCTGACTTCCGTCCCGATCATTCTGACGTTATTTGCACTGTTCGCTTTGACTATGTATTGGACTGTGACTTATACGTGGAAAAACGCATTAATGAATGTCAAAGCCGATCTCTCGGTGGCGCATAATAGTATTGAACTATTGCAGAAAGAGCAGCGTATGCAGCTGACATCGCTAACTACATCATACGATTTTCAACATGCATTACGCACTGAAAAAGACCAGTTACCAGCCTGGGTAAAACAACAAGCAGAACATAATGAATTGGATTTTGTTGTCTTACATCCGGCGTCGGCATTAGCGCATTTTTCATTGGTTAGCCAGAAGCTACTGTTAGCGGGTAAATCACAGACGTTTTTTCAAGTATTAAATAATGAGCAGCTGTTCGCGTTAAATGAAAAACTACCGGTTAATGCTCAAATCCCCTTGTTACGCGAAAATAAGCTAGAGTCAAATGGCTTAGTAAGTCGTAATTTACTGCCTATCTTTGATCATGACAATAAACTCCAATGGATTATTGATGGCGGTATATTACTGAATAACAGTACTTTGCTTGTGGACCGTATCCGAGAGCTTGTTTATACCGATGGCTCATTACCGCTTGGTAGTATTGGTACGGTAACGTTATTTATGGATGATATTCGTGTTAGTACCAATGTGCCATTAGACAGTAACGAGCTGAATAGTCGCGCTATTGGTACGCGTGTTTCTGAAGAGGTAAAGCAGCAAGTTCTTATCGAAGGGCTAGATTGGACTGGCCGTGCGTTTGTTTATGATAATTGGTACATATCGGCGTATGAGCCGTTGCGGGATCATGATGGCAATGTCATTGGTATGCTGTATACCGGATATTTAGAATGGCCATTAGTTGAAACATTCTTAACGAATATTGCTGAATTTAGTGTTGGTATTATTGCGGTACTATTACTTTCTGGTGGGCTGGTATATCGTGGTGCGCGGGATTTATTTAGGCCGATAGAAAAGATCCACAATGTCGTTCGAGTGGTCCCATTAGGGCTAAACCGACGTATTGGTGATTTGGGGTTATGTAAAGATCATGAATTAGCTGCGTTTGGTCAGCAATTTGATTCGATGTTAGATCAGTTGCAGCAACGTAATGATTTGATTAAACAAGCCTCTGCGGAATTAGAAGATAAAGTACGTACGCGTACTCAAAGCCTGCATGATAAAACGCAAGAGTTAGAGGAATACATTAAGCTGTTAAACCAAACTCGCAGTAAGCTCATTATGAGTGAAAAACTCGCGGCACTGGGTGAACTCACCGCGGGTATTGCCCACGAAATTAATAATCCGACAGCGGTCATTTTAGGGAATGTCGAATTGTTGCAACTCGAGTTGGGTGACGACAGCCAGCGTGTAACCGAAGAGCTTGAGGCGATACATGAGCAGATTGATCGTATCCGTAATATTACCCGTAGTTTATTGCAATATAGCCGTCAAGGTGGGGTGCAAGATGAAGTGACTTGGCAGCATTTAAATCATATCGTCAAAGAAAGCCTGACATTAGTGCGTTCAGGTACGAAGTCAGCCAACGTGCAAATCGAGTCACAATTAGATGCAAAATGCTGTGTGGAAGCAAACCGTCATCAACTATTGCAAGTGTTGGTTAATTTGCAAATGAACGGTGTGCATGCCATGGATGATCAAGGCCTGCTGAAAATTAAAACGGAAGATTGGCTTGATGAACAGGGTAATCCTATCGGTGCTGCTGTGCATATTAGCGATCACGGTTGTGGTATTAGCGCAGATAATTTAGCGCGTATTTTCGACCCATTCTTTACTACGCGTCGTAGCGGTACAGGTTTAGGTTTATCGGTGAGTCAGAGTATTATTAGTGAAGTCGGCGGCAAGATCACGGTTCAATCTGAGGTTGGGGTCGGTTCAACATTCTCTATTTATTTATTGGAAAAAGCGGTGGTGCATAATGACTTATTATTGCCTGTCGAAGTTTACTAG
- a CDS encoding formate dehydrogenase subunit gamma, protein MTKRIQHWFILLVSVLMLSFTLSAFASEPADDKTRSERLGESSVQGELAGFAGADYWRAVRDGQEGYTTSKSPEHGVLISVPGQAWFILKEKWMSPLGALAIFGSIGLVVLAYFTIGPLRLSKAKTGRKIKRWSLVDRTLHWSMAFTFLSLAATGLALVYGKHFIKPIIPRDIWAMFIYGAKQYHNYVGPLFAILLFTVMIKWWRKSLFTKVDINWFMKMGGMVGKHKGSHPSADFSNGGEKALFWLLIFCGVFITLSGFVLDFPLFDQTRRDMELSNLVHMLASLVLICGFVFHIYVGLVGIEASLEGMVTGEVDETWAKEHHDIWYEKVKDLPENQPKNETSSKSDDKS, encoded by the coding sequence ATGACTAAGCGAATTCAACATTGGTTCATTCTATTAGTGAGTGTATTAATGCTGAGCTTTACCTTGTCAGCATTTGCCAGTGAACCCGCAGATGACAAGACGCGCAGTGAGCGTTTAGGCGAGTCGTCAGTACAAGGTGAGCTTGCGGGTTTTGCTGGCGCTGATTATTGGCGTGCCGTGCGAGATGGGCAAGAGGGTTACACCACATCAAAGTCACCTGAACACGGTGTGTTGATCAGTGTACCAGGTCAAGCTTGGTTTATTCTCAAAGAGAAGTGGATGTCACCATTAGGTGCATTAGCGATCTTTGGCAGTATTGGGTTAGTAGTACTGGCTTATTTCACTATCGGTCCATTAAGGCTGAGCAAAGCTAAAACAGGTCGCAAGATTAAGCGTTGGAGTTTGGTTGACCGTACTCTGCATTGGAGTATGGCATTTACCTTTTTGAGTCTTGCTGCGACAGGACTGGCATTGGTATACGGCAAGCACTTTATTAAACCCATTATTCCACGTGATATTTGGGCTATGTTCATTTATGGCGCCAAACAGTACCACAACTATGTGGGCCCTTTGTTTGCCATCTTACTGTTTACGGTGATGATTAAGTGGTGGCGTAAGAGTCTGTTTACCAAGGTTGATATCAACTGGTTCATGAAAATGGGCGGTATGGTCGGTAAACATAAAGGTTCGCATCCCTCTGCTGATTTCTCTAATGGTGGTGAAAAAGCGCTGTTTTGGTTACTGATATTTTGTGGTGTATTTATTACTCTTAGTGGCTTTGTTCTCGATTTCCCATTGTTTGATCAAACCCGTCGTGACATGGAACTCTCTAACTTAGTGCATATGCTGGCATCGTTAGTATTGATCTGTGGTTTTGTATTCCATATCTATGTTGGTTTAGTGGGTATCGAAGCGTCACTAGAAGGCATGGTGACTGGTGAGGTTGATGAAACGTGGGCGAAAGAGCATCATGATATTTGGTATGAAAAAGTAAAAGACTTACCAGAGAATCAACCCAAAAATGAAACATCATCAAAGTCAGATGATAAGTCATAG
- a CDS encoding substrate-binding domain-containing protein, which translates to MTVTPMKCIQTLLALLALTTAGAHAADDMKIRLATTTSTYHSGLLDFLLPEFKKDSGYTVDVLAAGTGKSLRMGQNGDVDLVMTHAAKAEAKFVEAGYGVLPRKLMYNDFVLVGPKADPAKIDADKDVVKALAGIASYNATFISRGDDSGTNKKELGLWAQTKMEPTFTGYKAVGQGMGPTLNMASELQAYTLTDRGTWLAYQNKLDLKIVVQGDKRLFNPYQVILVNPSRYPSINYQGAKIFSDWLVNPKAQTMINSYKRGGEQLFVANAKS; encoded by the coding sequence ATGACTGTAACACCGATGAAATGTATCCAAACATTACTTGCGCTACTAGCACTAACAACAGCTGGTGCTCATGCCGCTGACGATATGAAGATCCGTTTAGCGACGACCACCAGTACTTATCATTCAGGGCTACTTGACTTTTTATTACCAGAATTCAAAAAAGACAGTGGCTATACCGTTGATGTACTTGCCGCTGGCACCGGTAAATCATTACGTATGGGTCAAAATGGCGATGTTGATTTGGTGATGACCCACGCAGCAAAAGCGGAAGCTAAATTTGTAGAGGCCGGTTACGGCGTACTACCACGTAAACTCATGTATAACGATTTTGTCTTGGTTGGACCAAAAGCAGACCCGGCTAAAATTGATGCCGATAAAGATGTCGTGAAAGCACTCGCGGGCATCGCCTCTTACAACGCGACTTTCATCTCGCGTGGTGATGATTCTGGCACCAACAAGAAAGAATTAGGTCTGTGGGCACAAACTAAAATGGAACCGACTTTTACTGGCTACAAAGCCGTAGGCCAAGGCATGGGACCAACACTAAACATGGCGTCTGAACTGCAAGCCTATACATTAACAGACCGTGGGACTTGGTTAGCTTACCAAAACAAGCTCGATCTGAAGATTGTAGTACAAGGCGACAAACGTTTATTCAACCCATACCAAGTTATCTTAGTTAACCCAAGCCGTTACCCAAGCATCAACTATCAAGGCGCGAAGATCTTCAGTGATTGGTTAGTTAACCCGAAAGCACAAACAATGATCAACAGCTATAAACGTGGTGGCGAACAATTATTTGTTGCCAATGCCAAGTCTTAA
- a CDS encoding ABC transporter permease yields MNIWQTTQDAVQLLFSGDMALWGIVGVSFSVSLLAITLVLVPALVIAFTLAYGKFPGRWLILSLFNTCQSIPTVVIGLLLYMMLSRAGPLGDWQMLFTQKAMILGQMMVCFPILVSMMHAAFQNSDRRAWETALTLGASLPRALLSLMWECRFPLLAAIIAAFSRIITEVGCSMMVGGNILNSTRNIPTAIALESSKGAFAQGVALGMVLLILALGLNFLLSIARGKAHLRTN; encoded by the coding sequence ATGAACATTTGGCAAACGACTCAAGACGCAGTACAACTTCTCTTCAGTGGCGATATGGCACTGTGGGGGATTGTGGGGGTGTCATTTTCAGTGTCTTTGCTGGCGATCACCTTGGTACTCGTGCCAGCATTAGTGATCGCCTTTACCCTCGCCTACGGAAAATTCCCTGGGCGTTGGTTAATACTATCGTTATTTAATACCTGCCAATCTATCCCCACCGTGGTGATTGGCTTGTTACTTTACATGATGCTATCTCGCGCTGGTCCGTTAGGTGATTGGCAAATGCTATTCACCCAAAAAGCGATGATCTTGGGACAGATGATGGTGTGCTTTCCCATTTTAGTGTCAATGATGCACGCGGCATTTCAAAACAGTGATCGCCGCGCTTGGGAAACAGCGCTGACATTAGGGGCAAGTTTACCCCGTGCATTATTAAGTTTAATGTGGGAATGTCGATTTCCACTTCTTGCAGCTATTATTGCCGCATTTAGTCGTATTATTACCGAGGTTGGCTGCTCAATGATGGTCGGCGGTAATATTCTCAATTCGACACGTAACATCCCTACAGCAATCGCCCTGGAAAGTTCAAAAGGCGCATTTGCACAAGGGGTGGCCCTAGGCATGGTGTTATTAATCTTAGCCCTAGGACTTAACTTCTTATTATCTATCGCCCGTGGTAAAGCCCACTTGCGTACCAATTAG
- a CDS encoding bifunctional molybdopterin-guanine dinucleotide biosynthesis adaptor protein MobB/molybdopterin molybdotransferase MoeA yields MSKIHASLPLLGFAAFSGTGKTTLLEAMLPKLVARGIRVAVIKHAHHDFDIDQPGKDSHRLRKAGASQMLISSRCRRALVTETPDEEASLPHLIAQLDQTQLDLILVEGFKKLSFPKIELHRSEVGKPWLHPTDSNIIAVAANVPVPASGSAALAEKASLPLLDINNLEQITDFVVRFIQGEVDTSAASLLLPQSQGLQCGDLTPQGMLSVAEGRERILGHIVPIEKTQAVDLKAALGQIVAHDILSPVNVPQHTNSAMDGYAIRGDDLERQDYTVVAHVMAGHSYDLPLEKGQAVRIMTGAAVPECADTVVMREQAEQIDNIVRFDLSMAAINTAQNVRQAGEDLALGQTAIAANSKITAPELGMIASLGINQVSVKRAIRVAIFSTGDEVQHPGEAQKNNCIYDSNRYTLHAMLTQAGCEVIDLGIIEDNEAALEMTLEQGAQQADLILSSGGVSVGDADYIKTVLAKLGKINFWRINMRPGRPLAFGHIDDTPFFGLPGNPVAVMVVFLQFVEPVIRKLQGMDNWQPQVFNAVATERFRSRPNRTEYTRGIFSFDANGRLTVKSTGQQGSGILRSMSEANCLVEVLPEQANAEIGDLVRVVPLQGRV; encoded by the coding sequence ATGAGTAAAATACACGCGTCACTGCCTTTACTTGGCTTTGCAGCCTTTAGTGGTACAGGTAAAACAACACTACTTGAAGCCATGTTACCTAAACTAGTCGCGCGTGGTATTCGTGTTGCTGTGATTAAACATGCACACCATGATTTTGACATTGACCAACCAGGTAAAGACAGCCACCGCTTGCGTAAAGCAGGCGCGAGCCAAATGCTGATCTCATCACGTTGTCGCCGTGCATTAGTCACCGAAACACCTGATGAAGAAGCTAGCTTACCGCATTTAATCGCGCAATTAGATCAAACCCAACTCGATCTTATTTTGGTTGAAGGCTTTAAAAAACTCAGTTTCCCTAAGATTGAATTACACCGTAGCGAAGTCGGTAAACCTTGGTTGCATCCAACAGACAGTAACATTATTGCCGTGGCAGCCAACGTACCCGTTCCGGCATCGGGATCTGCAGCTTTAGCAGAAAAAGCGTCACTGCCCCTACTCGATATTAATAATCTTGAACAGATCACCGATTTTGTGGTGCGCTTTATTCAAGGTGAAGTTGATACTAGCGCAGCATCGCTATTACTACCACAATCACAAGGCTTGCAGTGTGGCGATCTAACCCCACAAGGCATGTTATCTGTTGCCGAAGGTCGTGAGCGTATTCTTGGTCATATTGTACCAATTGAGAAAACACAGGCCGTTGATTTAAAAGCGGCTTTGGGTCAAATTGTCGCACATGACATCCTATCGCCCGTCAATGTTCCACAACACACCAATTCAGCAATGGATGGTTATGCCATTCGCGGTGATGATTTAGAACGTCAAGACTATACAGTCGTCGCGCATGTGATGGCTGGCCACAGCTACGACTTACCGCTCGAAAAAGGCCAAGCAGTACGAATCATGACGGGTGCTGCAGTACCAGAGTGTGCTGATACAGTCGTGATGCGTGAGCAAGCAGAGCAAATCGACAACATAGTGCGTTTTGATCTAAGCATGGCTGCAATAAACACTGCTCAGAACGTACGTCAAGCAGGTGAAGATCTGGCATTAGGCCAAACAGCCATTGCAGCGAATAGCAAGATCACCGCACCAGAGTTAGGCATGATAGCCTCATTGGGGATCAATCAAGTATCGGTAAAAAGAGCTATTCGCGTGGCGATTTTCTCCACCGGTGATGAAGTTCAACATCCGGGAGAAGCGCAAAAGAATAACTGTATCTACGATTCCAACCGTTACACCTTACACGCGATGTTAACGCAAGCGGGTTGTGAGGTGATTGACTTAGGTATTATCGAAGACAATGAAGCTGCATTGGAAATGACCTTAGAACAAGGTGCCCAGCAAGCTGATTTAATCTTATCTTCTGGTGGTGTCTCGGTTGGCGATGCTGATTACATTAAGACAGTATTAGCCAAGCTCGGAAAAATTAACTTTTGGCGTATTAATATGCGTCCAGGTCGTCCGCTGGCCTTTGGCCACATCGATGACACACCATTTTTCGGTTTACCGGGTAACCCCGTGGCGGTGATGGTGGTGTTTTTACAATTTGTCGAACCAGTGATCCGCAAGCTGCAGGGTATGGATAATTGGCAGCCGCAAGTATTCAATGCTGTTGCGACAGAAAGGTTCCGCTCTCGTCCTAATCGCACTGAGTATACCCGTGGTATTTTTAGTTTTGATGCGAATGGTCGTTTAACCGTAAAAAGTACCGGACAGCAAGGCTCAGGCATCTTACGCTCGATGAGTGAAGCGAATTGTTTGGTTGAAGTATTGCCTGAACAGGCAAATGCAGAAATTGGTGATTTAGTGCGTGTAGTGCCACTACAAGGTCGCGTTTAG
- a CDS encoding sigma-54-dependent transcriptional regulator has protein sequence MSEFTSSPSWAAVSVLVVDDEPGMRAILKKALSKKFAQVDTAGSIEEGEELRKRCHFDLLIVDINLPGRSGIEWHEAFDPQTRRSDVIFMTGYADLDTAIKALRAGASDFILKPFNLEQMMQSVSRCIERRLVERQNFALQRDIERTFPIDIIGDAAKTLSMKKLITQIAPSMAAVLVEGESGTGKELVARALHQLSLRNGPFVPLNCGSIAPDLLESELFGHIQGAFTGAKKSREGLFRVANGGTLFLDEIGEMPLAMQSSLLRVLEQKAIRPVGGEREIPVDVRIVAATNRNLKEEVDAGRFRQDLYYRLNVLTVDLPPLRDRVEDIPALAHHFTLKLSNDLGMKGVSWTHEDILAMQAYDWPGNIRELRNLMERCILLGKPPAEYWRELQGDTEPLPRSTISTFDQTRMDEANLTSPCHCSSVVDGDEEQYCYPTAWTLKQVEKAHIMQVVDSHEGNKSAAARKLGVARKTLERKYKEWVDEAAL, from the coding sequence ATGTCTGAATTTACGTCTTCTCCCTCTTGGGCTGCTGTCTCTGTACTTGTTGTCGATGATGAACCGGGTATGCGCGCTATCTTAAAGAAAGCCTTAAGCAAAAAATTTGCGCAAGTTGATACCGCTGGCAGCATTGAAGAAGGTGAGGAATTGCGTAAGCGTTGTCATTTCGATTTATTGATTGTCGATATCAATTTACCGGGTCGTTCGGGTATTGAATGGCATGAAGCATTTGATCCACAGACGCGCCGCAGCGATGTTATTTTCATGACAGGTTATGCTGATTTAGATACCGCGATTAAAGCCTTACGTGCAGGGGCGTCTGATTTTATTTTAAAACCGTTTAACCTCGAGCAAATGATGCAATCGGTGAGTCGTTGCATCGAACGCCGTTTAGTTGAACGTCAGAACTTTGCCTTGCAACGCGATATTGAACGTACTTTCCCGATTGATATTATCGGTGATGCCGCGAAAACCTTGTCGATGAAAAAGCTGATCACGCAAATTGCGCCTTCGATGGCAGCGGTATTAGTGGAAGGGGAATCAGGTACAGGTAAGGAACTAGTAGCGCGTGCGTTACATCAATTGAGCTTACGTAATGGTCCTTTCGTGCCGTTAAACTGCGGTTCTATTGCCCCTGATTTATTAGAAAGTGAATTGTTTGGTCATATTCAAGGTGCATTTACCGGGGCGAAGAAAAGCCGAGAAGGGCTATTTCGGGTCGCCAATGGTGGGACTTTATTTCTTGATGAAATAGGGGAAATGCCACTGGCCATGCAGTCATCGTTATTACGTGTACTAGAACAAAAAGCCATAAGACCAGTTGGTGGAGAGCGTGAAATCCCCGTTGATGTTCGTATTGTTGCAGCGACTAACCGTAATTTGAAAGAAGAAGTTGACGCTGGTCGTTTTCGTCAAGATTTGTACTACCGCTTAAATGTATTAACGGTGGATCTACCGCCTTTGCGTGATCGTGTGGAAGATATTCCTGCATTAGCTCATCATTTTACGTTGAAATTGTCTAACGACTTGGGGATGAAAGGCGTAAGTTGGACACATGAAGATATACTTGCCATGCAAGCTTATGACTGGCCTGGTAATATTCGTGAATTACGTAATTTAATGGAGCGCTGTATTTTACTGGGTAAACCGCCTGCGGAATATTGGCGAGAGCTACAAGGTGATACTGAACCATTACCAAGGTCGACTATTAGCACGTTTGATCAAACACGTATGGATGAAGCAAATTTGACTAGCCCTTGTCACTGCTCATCTGTCGTTGATGGTGATGAAGAACAATATTGTTATCCTACTGCATGGACATTAAAACAAGTCGAAAAAGCACATATCATGCAGGTTGTTGATTCACATGAAGGCAATAAATCAGCAGCGGCGCGTAAGCTGGGTGTGGCACGTAAAACCTTAGAGCGTAAATATAAAGAATGGGTGGATGAAGCTGCCTTATGA
- a CDS encoding energy-coupling factor ABC transporter ATP-binding protein: MSQIAIQAEDISIRFKDRLLFHIPHLKFGPQEAIYLTGGNGVGKTTLLKILSGLQTPTTGTVNLQHQNWFARLFKSNGKNGVIYMHQTPYMFDGSVLDNVCYGLKFALKGRQEQRSEAITALRMVGLETLANEHISVLSGGERQRVAMARAWVLKPSVLLMDESSASMDKESIERQVVLAKDLLERGSTLVITSHQQNALTALCRRQWCISNSKLIERADLQLIKKDKDNYAFG, from the coding sequence ATGTCGCAAATTGCTATTCAAGCAGAAGATATCTCAATCCGCTTTAAAGATCGGCTACTTTTTCACATACCACATCTTAAATTCGGCCCGCAAGAAGCGATTTATCTTACCGGCGGCAATGGCGTGGGTAAAACCACACTGCTAAAGATTCTATCCGGTTTACAAACCCCAACCACGGGTACAGTTAACCTACAACACCAAAATTGGTTTGCACGGTTATTTAAAAGTAATGGCAAAAATGGTGTTATCTATATGCACCAAACACCGTATATGTTTGATGGTAGCGTGTTGGATAATGTCTGTTATGGCTTAAAATTCGCCCTAAAAGGCCGCCAAGAACAACGAAGTGAAGCGATAACTGCGCTACGTATGGTAGGGTTAGAGACCTTAGCTAATGAACATATTTCGGTATTATCAGGTGGCGAACGCCAACGTGTGGCAATGGCCAGAGCCTGGGTACTAAAACCCAGTGTGCTATTAATGGATGAATCAAGTGCCAGTATGGATAAAGAGTCCATCGAACGCCAAGTGGTGTTAGCCAAAGATTTACTCGAGCGCGGTTCAACCTTAGTCATCACTAGCCACCAGCAAAACGCACTGACCGCACTTTGCCGCCGTCAATGGTGCATTAGCAATAGCAAACTAATCGAACGAGCAGATTTACAGCTCATTAAAAAAGATAAGGATAACTATGCTTTCGGCTGA
- a CDS encoding lipid A deacylase LpxR family protein, with product MKYHIFIILVFSLIAAFSSVKASTHPTVAFAIDNDAVLGVDEDYSNGIFSSYTSGQIDTPSILTFLSLSMWGHTALDKMEFMLGHKIWTPADIEIATPITNDRPYAGYLYSEFNFISLQQAQAQRFNLTIGTTGENSFSEQAQKLVHTITGSRDPNGWEYQIEDNVVGSIGYLTHFNLSRNALSERYFVDNAEFEISNISEVNIGNFRSDIASGIMLRWGREHGRSQYLHRTAL from the coding sequence ATGAAATATCATATTTTTATTATCCTCGTATTTTCATTAATAGCAGCCTTTTCCAGTGTTAAGGCATCCACACATCCGACGGTGGCATTCGCCATTGATAACGATGCGGTTTTAGGCGTTGATGAAGACTACAGTAATGGCATATTTAGCTCTTATACTTCAGGACAAATTGATACACCCAGCATACTCACGTTTTTAAGCCTATCCATGTGGGGTCACACTGCTTTAGATAAGATGGAGTTCATGCTGGGCCATAAAATATGGACACCTGCAGATATTGAAATAGCCACTCCAATCACCAACGACAGACCCTATGCAGGTTACCTTTATAGTGAATTTAATTTTATTAGTCTGCAGCAAGCGCAAGCGCAGCGGTTTAACCTCACCATAGGAACAACAGGTGAAAACTCATTTTCAGAACAAGCCCAAAAACTAGTGCATACAATAACAGGGTCTAGGGACCCCAATGGTTGGGAGTACCAAATAGAAGATAATGTGGTTGGTAGTATTGGTTACCTCACTCATTTTAACCTGAGCCGTAATGCGTTATCCGAACGCTACTTTGTTGATAACGCAGAGTTTGAAATATCGAATATTAGCGAAGTGAATATTGGCAACTTTAGAAGTGATATTGCCAGTGGGATAATGCTACGCTGGGGGCGCGAACATGGGCGCAGCCAATATCTCCACCGAACAGCCCTTTAG